The following are encoded together in the Bradyrhizobium sp. CCGUVB1N3 genome:
- a CDS encoding methyl-accepting chemotaxis protein, translating into MSNSSTGKFLPQVRFKLGTKAVLCAVLLIAVNTALVVGAGYWSLTSEFNDRALRDIEVNLRTLALAFAEIVPDARITMKDGMVVRAEIPKMPDFKDHAIVDRAVSYVGGNATLFVFDDASGQFVRRSTNVKKENGDRAVGTQLAADHPGQGPLRKGEAYKGPATLFGKSFMTAYFPVADTAGKVVGILYVGIPMAQFESMMAEAIRNMAIAAGIAALLVLALTMLVVRPVTKPLSSVTNSLTALANGQNDITIDCEDRADEIGEIARTVAVFKSNSLERARLRSEQAATTAAAAEQRKSELRNFVDEFRGSVGGILNNVLDSSSEFERVARQLTDTARSTADLSAQSAGASETASDHVKSAAAASDELSKSISEITRRVQESNEISAEAVQQAEATDQRIAQLSEAGARIGDVVKLITSIAEQTNLLALNATIEAARAGDAGRGFAVVAQEVKTLAGQTAKATDEISSQIASMQLATEESVAAIKAIGQTIERISGIATSISAAVEQQKSATHNIAGSVRAAASGTADVAANVRHAAKGANETGETSSRMFASAQALSGESLNLKAEVEKFLDRVRAA; encoded by the coding sequence ATGTCCAATTCTTCGACTGGGAAGTTCCTGCCGCAGGTCAGGTTCAAGCTCGGCACCAAGGCGGTGCTGTGCGCGGTGCTCCTGATTGCGGTGAATACGGCACTCGTGGTCGGTGCGGGCTATTGGTCTCTCACGTCGGAGTTCAACGATCGCGCGTTGCGCGACATCGAGGTCAATCTGCGCACGCTGGCGCTCGCCTTCGCCGAGATCGTTCCCGACGCCAGGATCACGATGAAGGACGGCATGGTCGTCCGCGCCGAGATCCCCAAAATGCCCGACTTCAAGGACCACGCGATCGTCGATCGCGCCGTGTCCTATGTCGGCGGCAATGCCACGCTGTTCGTGTTCGATGACGCCAGTGGGCAGTTCGTCCGCCGCTCGACCAATGTGAAGAAGGAGAACGGCGACCGTGCCGTCGGCACCCAGCTTGCCGCCGATCACCCCGGCCAGGGCCCCCTGCGCAAGGGCGAGGCCTACAAGGGGCCGGCGACGCTGTTCGGCAAGTCCTTCATGACCGCCTATTTCCCGGTCGCGGATACGGCCGGCAAGGTCGTCGGCATCCTCTATGTCGGCATTCCCATGGCGCAGTTCGAGAGCATGATGGCGGAGGCGATCCGCAACATGGCAATTGCCGCCGGCATCGCAGCGCTGCTGGTGCTCGCTCTGACCATGTTGGTCGTGCGCCCCGTGACCAAGCCGCTGAGCTCGGTGACGAACTCGCTGACGGCGCTGGCCAACGGCCAGAACGACATCACCATCGATTGCGAGGACCGGGCGGACGAGATCGGCGAGATCGCGCGCACGGTCGCCGTGTTCAAGAGCAATTCGCTGGAGCGGGCACGCCTGCGCAGCGAGCAGGCTGCGACGACGGCGGCTGCCGCCGAGCAGCGCAAGTCCGAGCTGCGCAACTTCGTCGACGAGTTCCGTGGCAGCGTCGGCGGCATCCTCAACAACGTGCTGGACTCCTCGAGCGAGTTCGAGCGCGTGGCGCGGCAACTGACCGACACCGCGCGTTCGACCGCCGACCTGTCGGCACAGTCCGCGGGTGCTTCCGAAACCGCCTCCGACCACGTGAAGTCGGCGGCTGCGGCCTCCGACGAGCTCTCCAAGTCGATCAGCGAGATCACCCGCAGGGTGCAGGAATCGAACGAGATCTCCGCCGAGGCGGTGCAGCAGGCCGAGGCCACCGACCAGCGCATCGCGCAGCTTTCGGAAGCCGGCGCCCGCATCGGCGACGTCGTCAAGCTGATCACCTCGATCGCCGAGCAGACCAATCTGCTGGCCCTCAACGCTACCATCGAAGCCGCGCGCGCAGGCGACGCGGGGCGCGGCTTTGCGGTGGTGGCGCAGGAGGTCAAGACGCTCGCCGGCCAGACCGCCAAGGCGACCGATGAGATCTCCAGCCAGATCGCCAGCATGCAGCTTGCGACCGAAGAGTCGGTCGCCGCCATCAAGGCGATCGGCCAGACCATCGAGCGCATCAGCGGCATCGCCACGTCGATCTCTGCGGCGGTCGAGCAGCAGAAGAGTGCCACCCACAACATCGCCGGCAGTGTTCGTGCTGCGGCAAGCGGCACGGCGGATGTCGCCGCCAATGTCCGTCATGCGGCCAAGGGCGCGAACGAGACCGGCGAGACCTCGAGCCGGATGTTCGCCTCGGCTCAGGCGCTGTCGGGCGAGAGTCTCAATCTGAAGGCCGAGGTCGAGAAATTCCTCGACCGCGTGCGCGCGGCTTGA
- a CDS encoding deoxyribodipyrimidine photo-lyase has product MPSPPPIIVWFRDDLRLSDHPALHAAARTGAPVICLYVLDDTAGRPLGAAARWWLAQSLRSLAADLAAIGGALTLRRGPAVKVIPEVARESGAVTVYWNEIAQVPHQALETKLKGSLAKLGVDSKSFPGDLLASPGTIRNKEGRGLRVFTPFWRRVLALGDPPKPLPAPTALRVGPALASDALESYGLEPTRPDWAGGLRESWQPGESKARVLLRDFLKATARSYAGERDRPDLPGTSRLSPHLRFGEISPRQLWHAARFAAAEDPTLASGVEKFLSELGWREFCRHLLFDHPDLATENLQPGFDAFPWKHDETALAAWQRGQTGYPIVDAGLRELWHTGVMHNRVRMVTASFLVKHLLVDWRRGEDWFWDTLVDADPGSNPANWQWVAGCGADAAPYFRVFNPVLQGEKFDPDGTYVRRWVPELKHLPAKLIHQPWNATPIELVSAGVELGHGYPRPIVEHAKGRERALAAYAKIRRS; this is encoded by the coding sequence ATGCCAAGCCCACCGCCGATCATCGTCTGGTTCCGCGATGACCTGCGACTCTCCGACCACCCGGCCCTCCACGCCGCCGCGCGCACTGGCGCACCGGTGATCTGCCTCTATGTCCTCGACGACACCGCCGGACGGCCGCTCGGTGCCGCCGCGCGCTGGTGGCTGGCGCAGTCGCTGCGGTCGCTTGCCGCAGACCTCGCCGCGATCGGCGGCGCGCTCACGCTACGCAGGGGGCCGGCGGTCAAGGTGATCCCCGAGGTGGCACGCGAGAGCGGTGCGGTCACGGTCTATTGGAACGAGATCGCGCAGGTGCCGCATCAAGCGCTTGAGACAAAACTGAAGGGGAGCCTTGCAAAGCTCGGCGTGGACTCAAAAAGCTTCCCCGGCGACCTCCTGGCCTCGCCGGGCACAATCCGCAACAAGGAGGGCCGCGGCTTGCGCGTGTTCACGCCATTCTGGCGGCGCGTGCTTGCGCTGGGCGATCCGCCAAAACCTCTACCCGCACCGACAGCGCTGCGGGTGGGTCCAGCGCTTGCGAGCGATGCCCTCGAAAGCTACGGGCTCGAACCGACGCGGCCCGATTGGGCCGGCGGCTTGCGCGAGAGCTGGCAGCCCGGCGAGAGCAAGGCGCGCGTCCTGCTGCGCGATTTCCTCAAGGCCACCGCGCGCAGCTATGCCGGCGAGCGTGACCGGCCCGACCTGCCAGGCACCTCCAGGCTGTCACCGCATCTGCGCTTCGGCGAGATCAGCCCGCGCCAGCTCTGGCACGCCGCGCGCTTCGCCGCCGCTGAGGACCCCACGCTCGCGAGCGGCGTCGAGAAATTCCTCAGCGAGCTCGGCTGGCGCGAGTTCTGCCGTCACCTCCTGTTCGACCATCCCGATCTCGCGACGGAGAACCTGCAACCAGGGTTCGATGCCTTCCCGTGGAAGCATGATGAGACCGCGCTTGCCGCCTGGCAGCGCGGCCAAACCGGTTATCCGATCGTCGATGCCGGCCTGCGCGAGCTCTGGCACACCGGCGTGATGCACAACCGGGTGCGGATGGTCACGGCCTCCTTCCTGGTCAAGCATCTCCTGGTCGACTGGCGACGGGGCGAAGACTGGTTCTGGGACACGCTGGTCGATGCCGACCCCGGCAGCAACCCCGCCAACTGGCAATGGGTGGCCGGCTGCGGCGCCGATGCCGCACCTTATTTCCGTGTCTTCAACCCGGTGCTCCAGGGCGAGAAGTTCGATCCTGATGGCACCTATGTGCGGCGCTGGGTGCCCGAACTGAAGCATCTGCCGGCGAAGCTGATCCATCAACCCTGGAACGCGACACCGATCGAGCTTGTAAGCGCAGGCGTCGAACTCGGCCACGGCTATCCGCGTCCGATCGTCGAGCATGCCAAGGGACGCGAGCGCGCGCTCGCAGCTTACGCGAAGATCCGCAGAAGTTGA
- a CDS encoding DMT family transporter, producing MNHNQETWAARAAPVLFVVLWSTGFIATKSVVNNADPLTYLAIRMAIVVGLMAIIVAIARPKWPDGAGIAHSAVAGILVHGFYLGGTAIAIAHSIPAGLSALIPGLQPILTSTIANRWLGERVTPLQWGGLLLGLGGVVLILHNRPMTGEAGLGWLASVVSLISITLGTLYQRRYCNHIDWRAGNLVQYVAVTLFFAAGAFAFEDRVVHWTREFVLGLAWLAVALSIGSIGLLYWLIRHSAATAVASLFYLVPAVTALMAYLLFGERLDAVAVAGMAICAAAVFLVNRRF from the coding sequence ATGAATCATAATCAAGAAACTTGGGCCGCACGCGCGGCGCCGGTCCTCTTCGTCGTGCTGTGGAGCACCGGGTTCATCGCCACCAAATCCGTCGTCAACAACGCCGATCCCTTGACCTACCTCGCCATCCGCATGGCGATCGTGGTCGGGTTGATGGCGATCATCGTGGCAATTGCACGTCCCAAATGGCCGGATGGGGCCGGAATCGCCCACAGCGCGGTCGCGGGCATTCTCGTCCACGGCTTCTATCTCGGCGGCACCGCGATTGCGATCGCGCATTCGATTCCAGCCGGTCTCTCCGCGCTCATCCCGGGCCTCCAGCCGATCCTGACCTCGACCATTGCCAATCGCTGGCTCGGCGAGCGGGTGACGCCGCTGCAATGGGGCGGGCTCTTGCTCGGTCTCGGTGGCGTGGTGCTGATCCTGCACAATCGTCCGATGACGGGGGAGGCGGGCCTCGGATGGCTCGCCTCGGTGGTCTCGCTGATCAGCATCACGCTCGGCACGCTCTACCAGCGCCGCTACTGCAACCACATCGACTGGCGCGCCGGCAATCTCGTGCAATATGTCGCAGTGACGCTGTTCTTTGCGGCCGGCGCCTTCGCCTTCGAGGACCGCGTGGTGCACTGGACGCGGGAGTTCGTGCTGGGGCTGGCCTGGCTCGCGGTGGCGCTCTCGATCGGATCGATCGGCCTGCTGTATTGGCTGATCCGCCATTCGGCCGCGACCGCGGTTGCGAGTCTTTTCTATCTCGTCCCGGCGGTCACGGCGCTGATGGCCTATCTGCTGTTCGGCGAAAGGCTTGATGCGGTGGCGGTGGCCGGCATGGCGATCTGCGCGGCGGCAGTATTCCTCGTCAACAGGCGCTTCTAA
- a CDS encoding DUF3775 domain-containing protein, which produces MRTIPSLSISPEKVFFIIAKSRQSDSGADGGGVILDSGDDDMSYGRGGRGEATDRAELAGFIRDLNVDEQIDLVALTWLGRGDGDLSSWRELQAQAAQAHNNRTASYLIATPMLADYLEEAMTQFGKSFEEFEGHL; this is translated from the coding sequence ATGCGGACCATTCCCAGCCTCTCGATCTCGCCCGAGAAGGTCTTCTTCATCATCGCGAAGTCGCGCCAGTCCGACAGCGGGGCGGACGGTGGCGGCGTCATCCTGGACAGCGGCGACGACGACATGAGCTATGGCCGCGGCGGCCGGGGAGAGGCGACCGACCGCGCGGAGCTGGCCGGCTTCATCCGCGACCTCAATGTCGACGAGCAGATCGATCTCGTGGCGCTGACGTGGCTCGGCCGCGGCGACGGCGACCTCTCGAGCTGGCGCGAGCTGCAGGCCCAGGCCGCGCAAGCACACAACAATCGTACCGCCTCCTACCTGATCGCGACACCGATGCTCGCGGACTATCTTGAGGAGGCGATGACGCAGTTCGGCAAGTCCTTCGAGGAGTTCGAAGGGCATCTCTGA
- the hutU gene encoding urocanate hydratase: MNRRLDNERTIRAPRGSDISAKSWLTEAPLRMLMNNLDPDVAERPGELVVYGGIGRAARDWESFDRIVTSLRKLEGDQTLLVQSGKPVGIFRTHADAPRVLIANSNLVPHWATLDHFNALDKAGLMMFGQMTAGSWIYIGSQGIVQGTYETFVEVGRRHYGGSLAGKWILTAGLGGMGGAQPLAATMAGASLLAIECQPSRIEMRLRTGYLDRQAGSLDDALAIMAEAGQTKKPVSVGLLGNAADIFPELVRRGVKPDIVTDQTSAHDPINGYLPKGWTLAEWEARRKDDPKAVELAAKSSMVDHVKAMLDFHAQGIPTLDYGNNIRQMAKDMGLNNAFDFPGFVPAYIRPLFCRGVGPFRWAALSGDPEDIFRTDARVKELMPHDKHLHNWLDMAKARIKFQGLPARICWVGLGDRHRLGLAFNEMVARGEVKAPIVIGRDHLDSGSVASPNRETEAMRDGSDAVSDWPLLNALLNCASGATWVSLHHGGGVGIGYSQHAGMVIVADGTAEAGRRLERVLWNDPASGVMRHADAGYETAIDCARANGLDLPSLAG; the protein is encoded by the coding sequence ATGAACCGCCGACTGGACAACGAACGGACGATCCGCGCCCCCCGCGGCTCCGATATCAGCGCCAAGAGCTGGCTGACGGAGGCGCCGCTCCGTATGCTCATGAACAATCTCGATCCTGACGTGGCCGAGCGGCCGGGCGAGCTCGTCGTCTATGGCGGGATCGGCCGCGCGGCGCGTGACTGGGAGAGCTTTGACCGGATCGTTACCTCGCTGCGCAAGCTCGAGGGCGACCAGACATTGCTCGTTCAGTCGGGCAAGCCGGTCGGTATCTTCCGCACCCATGCCGATGCGCCGCGGGTGCTGATCGCGAACTCCAATCTCGTGCCGCACTGGGCGACGCTCGATCACTTCAATGCGCTCGACAAGGCCGGCCTGATGATGTTCGGCCAGATGACGGCCGGCTCCTGGATCTATATCGGTAGCCAGGGCATCGTGCAGGGGACCTACGAGACCTTCGTCGAGGTCGGGCGGCGCCATTACGGCGGCAGCCTTGCAGGCAAGTGGATTCTGACCGCCGGCCTCGGCGGCATGGGCGGCGCGCAGCCGCTGGCGGCGACGATGGCCGGTGCTTCGCTGCTCGCGATCGAGTGCCAGCCGAGCCGCATCGAGATGCGCCTGCGTACCGGCTATCTCGATCGTCAGGCGGGCTCGCTGGATGATGCGCTCGCAATCATGGCGGAGGCTGGGCAAACCAAAAAGCCGGTCTCGGTCGGCCTGCTCGGCAACGCCGCCGACATCTTCCCCGAACTCGTGCGCCGCGGCGTCAAGCCCGACATCGTCACCGACCAGACCAGCGCCCATGATCCGATCAACGGGTACTTGCCGAAGGGATGGACGCTTGCGGAGTGGGAAGCCAGGCGCAAGGACGATCCCAAGGCTGTGGAGCTCGCGGCAAAGTCCTCCATGGTCGACCACGTCAAGGCGATGCTGGATTTCCACGCGCAGGGCATTCCGACGCTCGACTACGGCAACAACATCCGCCAGATGGCGAAGGACATGGGGCTGAACAATGCGTTCGATTTCCCGGGCTTCGTGCCGGCCTATATCCGTCCCCTGTTCTGCCGCGGCGTCGGGCCGTTCCGCTGGGCCGCGTTGTCGGGCGATCCCGAGGATATCTTCCGCACCGACGCTCGCGTGAAGGAGCTGATGCCGCACGACAAGCACCTGCACAACTGGCTCGACATGGCGAAGGCGCGCATCAAGTTCCAAGGGTTGCCGGCGCGGATCTGCTGGGTCGGCCTCGGCGATCGGCATCGGCTTGGGCTCGCCTTCAACGAGATGGTGGCGCGTGGCGAAGTGAAAGCACCGATCGTGATCGGCCGCGACCATCTCGATAGCGGCTCGGTAGCAAGCCCGAACCGCGAGACCGAGGCGATGCGCGACGGTTCGGACGCGGTGTCGGACTGGCCGCTGCTCAATGCGCTGCTCAATTGCGCCAGCGGAGCCACCTGGGTGTCGCTGCATCATGGCGGCGGCGTCGGCATCGGTTATTCGCAGCATGCCGGCATGGTGATCGTTGCCGATGGCACGGCGGAAGCCGGTCGCCGCCTCGAACGCGTGCTGTGGAATGATCCGGCGAGCGGTGTCATGCGTCACGCCGATGCAGGCTACGAAACGGCGATCGACTGCGCCCGCGCAAACGGCCTCGATCTGCCGAGCCTCGCAGGCTAA
- the hutH gene encoding histidine ammonia-lyase codes for MSGAATQIVVTPGRVSLGDLAQVLAGASVVLDPSFWPTVDAASAIVAAAAQAPAPAYGINTGFGKLASKRISPDQTATLQHNLIVSHCCGVGSPTPESVVRLMMALKIISLGRGASGVRREVIAQLEAMLARGICPLVPQQGSVGASGDLAPLAHMAAVMIGEGQALVGGTTMPGREALARAALAPLTLGPKEGLALINGTQFSTAYAISGLLRAHGLACASLVTGALSVDAAMASTVPFRSEIHALRGHPGQIAAGATLTALLDGSDIRQSHLEGDERVQDPYCLRCQPQVAGAALDVLAQAARTLMIEANSVTDNPLVLVETGEIVSGGNFHAEPVAFAADGIALALSEIGAISERRIATLVDPALNFGLPPFLTPDPGLNSGFMIAEVTAAALYAENKQRAAPCSIDSTPTSANQEDHVSMAAHAARRLSDMADNLASILGIELLVAAQGITLRLPHLTSPALGAVIAALREEVPALGPDRYMADDLAKAKAMVEADALPRIASASLAKDPFPLLASEVTS; via the coding sequence ATGAGCGGCGCGGCGACACAGATCGTTGTCACACCCGGCCGCGTCAGCCTCGGCGATCTCGCGCAAGTGCTGGCGGGCGCGAGCGTGGTGCTCGATCCTTCGTTCTGGCCGACGGTCGACGCGGCCTCGGCGATCGTGGCCGCGGCCGCGCAGGCACCCGCACCGGCCTACGGCATCAATACCGGGTTCGGAAAGCTTGCCTCGAAGCGTATCTCGCCCGACCAGACGGCAACGCTTCAGCACAATCTGATCGTGTCGCATTGCTGTGGCGTCGGATCGCCGACGCCGGAGTCGGTCGTGCGGCTGATGATGGCGCTGAAGATCATCTCGTTGGGACGCGGCGCGTCGGGGGTGAGGCGGGAGGTCATCGCGCAGCTCGAAGCGATGCTGGCCCGCGGTATCTGCCCGCTGGTGCCGCAGCAGGGCTCGGTCGGCGCGTCCGGCGATCTGGCGCCGCTCGCGCACATGGCCGCGGTGATGATCGGTGAGGGGCAGGCGCTGGTTGGCGGAACGACCATGCCGGGCCGCGAGGCCCTGGCCCGCGCCGCTCTCGCGCCATTGACGCTTGGTCCCAAGGAAGGCCTCGCACTCATCAACGGCACGCAGTTCTCCACGGCCTATGCGATCTCCGGCCTGTTGCGCGCGCATGGGCTGGCCTGCGCGTCGTTGGTGACGGGCGCGCTGTCCGTCGATGCGGCGATGGCCTCGACGGTGCCGTTTCGTTCCGAGATCCACGCGCTGCGCGGCCATCCCGGACAAATCGCCGCCGGCGCGACGCTGACAGCCTTGCTCGACGGCAGCGACATCCGTCAGTCGCATCTTGAGGGCGACGAGCGGGTTCAGGATCCCTATTGCCTGCGCTGCCAGCCGCAGGTCGCCGGTGCCGCGCTCGATGTGCTGGCGCAGGCGGCACGTACCTTGATGATCGAGGCCAATTCCGTCACGGACAATCCGCTGGTGCTGGTCGAGACCGGCGAGATCGTGTCGGGCGGCAATTTCCACGCTGAGCCGGTCGCCTTTGCCGCCGACGGAATCGCGCTCGCGCTATCCGAAATCGGCGCCATCAGCGAACGGCGCATCGCAACGCTGGTCGATCCCGCGCTGAATTTCGGCCTGCCGCCGTTTCTCACGCCCGATCCCGGCCTCAACTCCGGCTTCATGATCGCCGAGGTCACCGCGGCCGCGCTCTACGCCGAGAACAAGCAGCGCGCCGCGCCATGCTCGATCGATTCGACGCCGACCAGCGCCAACCAGGAAGACCACGTGTCGATGGCCGCGCACGCCGCACGGCGGCTCTCCGACATGGCGGATAATCTCGCCTCCATTCTCGGCATCGAGCTGCTGGTCGCTGCGCAGGGCATCACGTTGCGCCTGCCGCACCTGACCAGCCCCGCGCTTGGGGCCGTCATCGCCGCGTTGCGCGAGGAGGTGCCGGCGCTCGGGCCCGACCGCTACATGGCCGACGACCTCGCCAAAGCCAAGGCGATGGTCGAGGCCGACGCGTTGCCGCGCATTGCGAGCGCGTCGCTCGCGAAAGATCCGTTTCCATTGCTTGCCTCAGAGGTCACCTCATGA
- the hutI gene encoding imidazolonepropionase, translating into MAERFDRIWHNARLATMRDDLPDLGETAHGVVAARDGRIVFAGAHSDFPADADAAEWIDCAGRWITPGFVDCHTHLVYGGNRAHEFELRLKGASYEEIARAGGGIVSTVAATRAASEAALIESALPRLDALLGEGVTTLEIKSGYGLDTDTELRQLGAARALARVRPVAIRTSFLGAHALPVEAGGDKDRYIDLVCREMLPAVAQAGLADAVDAFMEGIAFSAEQTARVFAAARALGLPVKLHADQLSNLGGAGLAAKFSALSADHLEHTDEAGAVAMARAGTVAVLLPGAFYFIRETRKPPLELFRKHGVRIALATDCNPGSSPLTSLLLTMNMGATLFRMTVVECLAGVTREGARALGMLAEIGTLEAGKWCDLAIWDVERPAELVYRIGYNPLHRRVWGGQ; encoded by the coding sequence ATGGCAGAGCGCTTCGATCGGATCTGGCACAATGCCCGCCTCGCCACGATGCGAGACGATCTGCCCGATCTCGGCGAGACCGCGCACGGCGTGGTCGCGGCGCGCGACGGCCGCATCGTCTTTGCAGGCGCACACTCCGATTTTCCGGCGGATGCCGACGCGGCAGAGTGGATCGATTGCGCGGGGCGGTGGATCACGCCCGGCTTCGTCGACTGCCACACGCATCTGGTCTATGGCGGCAACCGCGCGCACGAATTCGAACTGCGACTTAAGGGAGCGAGCTACGAGGAGATCGCGCGCGCCGGCGGCGGGATCGTCTCGACGGTTGCGGCAACGCGGGCCGCGAGCGAGGCTGCTCTGATCGAAAGCGCACTGCCGAGGCTCGACGCGCTGCTCGGCGAGGGCGTGACCACGCTGGAGATCAAGTCCGGCTATGGCCTCGATACCGACACCGAGCTGCGGCAGCTCGGTGCCGCGCGTGCGCTCGCGCGCGTCCGGCCGGTTGCGATCCGCACGAGTTTCCTCGGCGCGCACGCGCTTCCCGTCGAAGCCGGCGGCGACAAGGACCGCTACATCGATCTGGTGTGTCGCGAGATGCTGCCTGCGGTGGCGCAGGCAGGGCTTGCCGACGCCGTCGATGCGTTCATGGAAGGCATCGCGTTCTCGGCAGAGCAAACGGCGCGTGTCTTCGCGGCGGCGAGGGCGCTCGGCCTGCCGGTGAAGCTGCACGCCGATCAACTGTCCAATCTCGGCGGTGCGGGGCTCGCCGCGAAATTCTCGGCGCTGTCCGCGGATCATCTCGAGCACACCGATGAGGCCGGTGCCGTGGCGATGGCCCGGGCGGGGACGGTGGCGGTTCTGCTGCCCGGCGCCTTCTATTTCATCCGCGAAACGCGGAAGCCGCCGCTCGAGCTGTTCCGCAAGCATGGCGTCAGGATCGCGCTCGCAACCGACTGCAATCCCGGCAGCTCGCCGCTCACCTCGCTTCTGCTCACGATGAATATGGGCGCGACGTTGTTCCGGATGACGGTCGTCGAATGCCTCGCCGGCGTGACGCGTGAGGGGGCGCGCGCGCTGGGCATGCTTGCCGAGATCGGCACGTTAGAGGCCGGCAAATGGTGCGACCTCGCGATCTGGGATGTCGAGCGGCCGGCCGAGCTCGTCTACCGGATCGGCTACAATCCGTTGCATCGACGTGTCTGGGGAGGCCAATGA
- a CDS encoding formimidoylglutamate deiminase, translating into MTRLHFASALLPSGWADDVQVVVTDGAIAEVTAGVAPAAGAERHQLAVPGLASLHSHAFQRGMAGLAETRGNTADTFWTWRETMYRFALTMTPDDVENVATLLYVEMLEHGFTRVGEFHYLHHDHDGAPYANPAEMATRIAQAAETSGIGLTLLPSFYAHGTFGGDAPHAGQRRFICSVDQFAKLLAASREAVGRLPGANIGIAPHSLRAVTPDELAAIVPLADGGPVHIHAAEQIREVEDSLAWSGKRPVEWLLEQAPVDQRWCLIHATHTTPTEVASLAKTGAVAGLCPVTEASLGDGIFPAREFLDAGGRFGVGTDSNVLVGIADELRQLEYGQRLKHRERNVLSNAPGASTGRALLDGALAGGGQALAQAVVGLKVGARADIVTLDTTHPSLAGRRADAVLDGWIFATGAGAVDCVWAGGRKAVEGGQHVLRRSARERFNTAVRRLIA; encoded by the coding sequence ATGACACGACTGCATTTCGCATCCGCGCTGCTGCCCTCGGGCTGGGCCGACGACGTGCAGGTCGTCGTCACCGACGGCGCCATCGCCGAGGTGACAGCCGGCGTCGCGCCGGCAGCCGGAGCCGAGCGCCATCAACTCGCCGTTCCCGGACTAGCGAGCCTGCACAGCCACGCGTTCCAGCGCGGCATGGCGGGGCTCGCCGAGACGCGCGGCAACACCGCCGATACGTTCTGGACCTGGCGCGAGACGATGTACCGCTTCGCGCTCACGATGACGCCCGACGACGTCGAGAACGTCGCCACCCTGCTCTATGTCGAAATGCTCGAGCATGGTTTTACCCGCGTCGGCGAGTTTCATTATCTGCATCACGATCATGACGGCGCGCCCTACGCCAACCCGGCGGAGATGGCGACGCGCATCGCGCAGGCCGCCGAGACGTCAGGCATCGGTCTCACCCTGCTGCCGAGCTTTTATGCCCACGGCACGTTCGGCGGCGACGCGCCGCATGCCGGCCAGCGCCGTTTCATCTGCTCGGTCGATCAGTTTGCAAAATTGCTTGCCGCCTCGCGCGAGGCCGTCGGCAGGTTGCCCGGCGCCAATATCGGCATCGCGCCGCACAGCCTGCGCGCCGTGACGCCGGACGAGCTGGCAGCGATCGTGCCGCTTGCGGACGGCGGTCCGGTTCATATCCACGCTGCGGAACAGATCCGGGAAGTCGAGGATTCCCTCGCCTGGTCCGGCAAGCGCCCGGTGGAATGGCTGCTCGAACAAGCGCCCGTCGATCAGCGCTGGTGCCTCATTCACGCGACCCATACGACGCCGACGGAAGTCGCTTCGCTTGCGAAGACGGGCGCAGTCGCGGGCCTCTGCCCCGTCACCGAAGCAAGCCTCGGCGACGGCATTTTTCCGGCCCGCGAATTCCTCGATGCCGGCGGCCGGTTCGGCGTCGGCACCGACTCCAATGTGCTGGTCGGCATTGCCGACGAGTTGCGGCAACTCGAATATGGCCAGCGGCTCAAGCACCGCGAGCGCAACGTGCTGTCGAACGCGCCCGGCGCATCGACCGGACGCGCCCTGCTCGACGGCGCATTGGCCGGTGGCGGCCAGGCACTCGCGCAAGCCGTCGTGGGACTGAAAGTCGGCGCGCGCGCCGACATCGTCACCCTCGACACGACCCATCCTTCGCTCGCCGGGCGCCGTGCTGACGCCGTCCTCGACGGCTGGATCTTTGCGACCGGCGCAGGCGCGGTCGATTGTGTTTGGGCCGGCGGCAGGAAGGCCGTCGAAGGCGGGCAACATGTGCTTCGCCGCTCGGCGCGGGAACGCTTCAACACGGCGGTGCGGAGGCTCATCGCATGA